A window of the Capricornis sumatraensis isolate serow.1 chromosome 9, serow.2, whole genome shotgun sequence genome harbors these coding sequences:
- the H3-4 gene encoding histone H3.1t, whose amino-acid sequence MARTKQTARKSTSGKAPRKQLATKVGCKSAPATGGMKKPHRYRPGTVALREIRRFQKSTELLIRKLPFQRLVREIAQDFKTDLRFQSSAVMALQEACEAYLVSLFEDTNLCAIHAQRVTIMPKDIQLARRIRGERA is encoded by the coding sequence ATGGCCCGAACGAAGCAGACTGCCCGCAAGTCCACCAGCGGCAAAGCGCCTCGTAAGCAGCTAGCTACCAAAGTTGGTTGTAAGAGCGCTCCAGCCACCGGTGGCATGAAGAAGCCTCATCGCTACCGGCCTGGAACCGTAGCACTGCGCGAGATCCGCCGCTTCCAGAAGTCGACCGAACTTCTGATTCGGAAGCTGCCGTTTCAGCGTCTGGTGCGGGAAATTGCGCAGGATTTCAAAACCGATCTGCGCTTTCAGAGTTCCGCTGTGATGGCACTGCAGGAGGCATGCGAGGCGTATCTAGTCAGTCTCTTTGAAGACACCAATCTGTGTGCCATCCATGCTCAGCGTGTCACCATCATGCCTAAGGATATTCAGCTGGCACGGCGAATTCGTGGAGAACGAGCCTAG